The following DNA comes from ANME-2 cluster archaeon.
TGAACCTGTGCAGCCGCATACTCTCAACCTACAACATACAGCAGCTCAGCCGCGCCTCCCCAACCAAACTGCAGGAGATACGCGGAGTGGGAGCCGCCAAAGCTGCCGAGATGGCTGCCATGTTCGAACTGGCACGCAGGCTCGAGACCTTCACCGAAGAAGAGCGCCCCCGTATCAGCAGCCCCGAGGCCGCTTACCGTTTCCTCTATCCCAAACTGCGCGAGCAGAAAAAAGAATCATTCATCGCCCTGCACCTCGACACCAAGAACAAACTCCTGCGCGAGGAGACCGTATCCGTGGGCAGCCTCAACGCCAACATCGTCCACCCCCGGGAAGTGTTCAAGACCGCCATCCAGGAAAGCGCCGCCGCCATCATTGTGGCCCACAACCACCCCAGCGGCGACCCCTCACCCAGCCAGAACGATATCGACATCACCCGCAAACTCGTCGAGACCGGGCGCGTGATAGGCATCGAGCTCTACGACCACATCATAATCGGCGACGGCAGGTTCCTGAGCCTGAAAGAACAACACCTCATATAACAATACAATTCCCCGCCACCATCACGGCGGGGTTATCATAGCCCAGTCCAGCATCAAGCCATCCAGAGCCATCAAAATTATCTTGCTGCAGCCATCAGGCAGGTCATAGGGCAGTTCCTCATACCCGATATACAGCTCATCACCACTAGTGATCTCTGGTGATAGGAGCTTTACCTTGCCAAACATATATTTATCCTTTGTTTTCAGGTCCTGGACCACAACATTACGCCATGCCTTCCCTTCCATCACATTAAGGACAACACATTTCCTCTTGATCTTCTTCACTTCATCTGAATTAGCTGCACACATACATTTCACCAATATTTTATTTTAGTCAGTTGAACAGGAAATAAAACTGCTATTGGGGTATATCTGACCCTTAATAACATTTTTCATTGCACAAAAATATACCTCAATTTGCACCAGGAAACTGGCAAAATAAGCATTTCCTGAAATTCCGCATTATAGAATCCCGTCAACCATATCCCAGTCATGCTCGTAGATGTGAGCACTGGCACTGATAGTGGTTATCATACCCGGCTCAACACCAACCTCACCCGCAATAAACTCAAGCAACCTCGACAACCCATACAGGTTAGCAGGATACGCCCCCGCAAAATCATGACTCCGAAACAGCGTCGTCAGGTTAACCTTCCCGCCCCGTATCTTGAAATCATCGATTATCATGCAGGGCACCTCATCAACCACAGTATCGATCGTAGGGATCCAGGTAACAGCAGTCGCCCTGCGGGTGGTCGGATTACCTTTCAATTTATCGATAACGTACGCTATCTGGTCAATCTCTTCATTCCAGTTGCGAAGGCGCTGACCATAGGTATATTCAAATTCCTGCACATTCTCACCGGTGATCAGCTGCTTGGCATATTCCTCAAGTCGCTCCTCGTTCCATGAAATGTCTTCGGGTATCCTGTTCTCGTACGGGTTCTGGATAACGATCATAAGGTTTAGGTACTCCCGTATCCGGCTTCCCCGCTCGTCAGTGACCTCATGTCCGTGGTTCCATATCATATTAAGCCCGCGGTACCATGCATCACTGATGGTCCCGGCCCGAATTATCCTGCCGATTTGAAGTGTCATATCCTCACATCTCCGTATTTGAAGGTAATACTAAATTTTCAAAAAGTTTAAGTTTATTCAAAGTAGTTAAACATAATGTTATTCAATTATTATAAATTGTGGTTACCATGGACCCTAAGTTCGTAAAGATACATCCGGCATCTGAGACATTTATTTTTAAAAAACGTTCTTTTTTCGAAAATGACGTTACCTTGCCCGGAAATGCAATCGTCGGTGCAGGTTCCAGTTTCTGGGGAAACCTGGTGGTAAAAGGAACTCTTGACCTGGGATGGGGGTCTAATGTCAAAGGAAACATTACCGCGGCGACTGCAGTTATCAGTGCCGACTCCAATATAGGAGGTAACATCAAAGTATCAGGCAATCTTACACTGCTTGACAGGGTCAATGTAGGCGGGTTAGCCTATGCAGACGGCGATATATTCATAAGACCCATGGTCTCAGCCCGGGCCGCCGAATGCACTGGCGATATCCTTGTCACAGGTATGACCAACATTAAGAGTATCCGTTCAGGCCACAAGCTCGTCGCCCGCAAGGGGTAGACCTTCACATCTCAATCCCCTGGCCTTTTGGAATTCGTGTGCCTTTTTCTTCGCCACCGCATACATAAACAGGTACAGTTCATTTAAAAATATTGTGGCATCCTTCAGTAATCCAGGTTCTAATGTACCCCTTGACAGGAAATCCAGTACATATATTGTAGCTATACAAGCCTGGCTAAATTCGTCAACATCATCAAAAACCTCACTTACGGAATTGTACGCTGATAACCACGGTTTTTTTAACAGGCCGGTAAGGGCAATATCGAATGAGCCAACAGGGCGAATAGCATTTATCTCCATCAGGTTCTCACGTACCGTTTGTGCTTTTTCCTGGTCCCATTTTTCAAGAGGAGATAAACATGATTCATACTCTTTCCAGATTTCTTCCAGAACACTCATCAGGAGCTTTCTTTTTTCTTCAAGATGGATAATATGGTAATCCACTTTGAATCTGGGCGTACTGATAAGATAATTTCGTAAGAGTTCACGCAGTTTCTGAGATACTTCACCTTCAAGTTCATCAATATTTTTCAAAACCTGATATTCCCTATCACTCAGTTCAACAACGACCCATTTTACCATGTAATCTCCCAGTATAAATTTATTTGTGAATCATAAATGTTCTCAGGATATAAATAAACCCATCATATACTGGACAAGTCACGTTCTTTTATCGGGCTGTCAGAAATGAAAATACCTATTGAAGAACATACCTCAAACTGCAACATGAATCATTTCTATCGTCTTTTGCGGGCATTTCTCTACACACAGACCACACCTGGTACATTTCTCCTGGTCAATCTCAGCCAGGAAATCCGTTACTGTTATTGCGTCAGCAGGGCAGTTCTTTGCACAGATACGACATCCTATGCAGCCAAATTCACATACCTCTTTCACGAATTTACCCTTATCATGTGAACGACACAATACATGCATTGGTTCACTTATAGACCCCATCACCAATATATTGTTTGGACATTCATTTACACAAACAGCACAACTCTTACACATATTCCTGTTAATATGCGGAAGCCGGTTTTCGGACATTGATATAGCCCCAAAAGGACAGGCACGTACGCAGGTACCTCTGCCCATGCACCCGTAACTACAACCCTTTTCGCCATCAGATATCATCATTAC
Coding sequences within:
- a CDS encoding thymidylate synthase; translated protein: MTLQIGRIIRAGTISDAWYRGLNMIWNHGHEVTDERGSRIREYLNLMIVIQNPYENRIPEDISWNEERLEEYAKQLITGENVQEFEYTYGQRLRNWNEEIDQIAYVIDKLKGNPTTRRATAVTWIPTIDTVVDEVPCMIIDDFKIRGGKVNLTTLFRSHDFAGAYPANLYGLSRLLEFIAGEVGVEPGMITTISASAHIYEHDWDMVDGIL
- a CDS encoding polymer-forming cytoskeletal protein gives rise to the protein MDPKFVKIHPASETFIFKKRSFFENDVTLPGNAIVGAGSSFWGNLVVKGTLDLGWGSNVKGNITAATAVISADSNIGGNIKVSGNLTLLDRVNVGGLAYADGDIFIRPMVSARAAECTGDILVTGMTNIKSIRSGHKLVARKG
- the radC gene encoding DNA repair protein RadC, which translates into the protein MSEYHIRIQDLQPQDRPRERLLKNGPAALSDSELLAIVMRTGTRGENVLNLCSRILSTYNIQQLSRASPTKLQEIRGVGAAKAAEMAAMFELARRLETFTEEERPRISSPEAAYRFLYPKLREQKKESFIALHLDTKNKLLREETVSVGSLNANIVHPREVFKTAIQESAAAIIVAHNHPSGDPSPSQNDIDITRKLVETGRVIGIELYDHIIIGDGRFLSLKEQHLI
- a CDS encoding 4Fe-4S binding protein, which gives rise to VMMISDGEKGCSYGCMGRGTCVRACPFGAISMSENRLPHINRNMCKSCAVCVNECPNNILVMGSISEPMHVLCRSHDKGKFVKEVCEFGCIGCRICAKNCPADAITVTDFLAEIDQEKCTRCGLCVEKCPQKTIEMIHVAV